One Oryza brachyantha chromosome 3, ObraRS2, whole genome shotgun sequence DNA segment encodes these proteins:
- the LOC102700044 gene encoding LOW QUALITY PROTEIN: alpha-copaene synthase-like (The sequence of the model RefSeq protein was modified relative to this genomic sequence to represent the inferred CDS: inserted 2 bases in 1 codon), translating into MAGIDEVGEGRVIAQGYTVVDEERHAVDYRPSVWGDYFISNPTLSHNYEKSLEWMXERRDQLINITREVFLDVTDPFAKMKLTDALQRLGVSYHFKEIIDSFLESLASVRFENDDFHAISLQFRLLRQERHYMPCDLFKEFIDGEGNLNATLCSDTRALLALYEAAHLGTPDEQILKEAQIQTTNLLREITADHIEKPLSNKVRHALETPTFRRMKRLEARLYIPLYQEDKEECNETILELAKLDFYLLQRLHQEEVKEICEWYHGLESPCELFYARHRPAESYFWALGVYYEPQHSEARKLLAKFIATITPYDDTFDNYGIWEELQPFADVMQRWDEKDAEKLEGYNKDYARFMFGTMNEIEDALPKGASSKNVNIIREIITEVCKGYVTEIGWRDSKYIPPLKEHLKITLVTCFYWAVNCTAFVVFQDGVTEEVMKWMSEFPQIVKDSCIVSRLMDDIVAHEFETERDNVATAVTCYMKEYNSTKEEACKALWNDVENAWKDMNQEYLKLTSIPSSLLILVINLARMMETMYKKIDGYTDSAILKEWISLLLAQRIPF; encoded by the exons AAATCACTGGAGTGGAT AGAGAGGCGTGATCAGCTAATAAACATAACAAGGGAAGTCTTTCTGGACGTCACCGATCCATTTGCAAAAATGAAGCTTACTGATGCCCTTCAACGTCTTGGAGTGTCTTATCACTTCAAAGAAATAATAGATAGCTTCCTGGAAAGCCTAGCTTCTGTGAGGTTTGAGAATGATGATTTCCATGCAATCTCCCTTCAATTCAGGTTGCTAAGACAGGAGCGTCACTACATGCCATGTG ACTTATTTAAAGAATTCATTGATGGAGAAGGAAATCTGAACGCAACCCTATGCAGTGACACGAGAGCATTGCTTGCTCTGTATGAGGCAGCACATCTTGGAACTCCTGATGAACAAATCCTCAAAGAAGCACAGATTCAAACAACAAATCTCCTGAGGGAAATTACTGCTGATCATATTGAGAAGCCACTCTCCAACAAAGTGAGGCATGCTCTTGAGACACCAACTTTCCGTCGGATGAAGAGGCTGGAGGCCAGACTTTATATCCCATTGTACCAAGAAGATAAGGAAGAGTGCAATGAGACGATACTTGAGTTGGCAAAACTTGACTTCTATTTATTGCAGCGACTACACCAGGAAGAGGTCAAAGAAATATGCGA GTGGTATCATGGGTTAGAGTCCCCGTGTGAACTATTCTACGCGAGGCATAGGCCTGCAGAATCATATTTCTGGGCATTGGGTGTGTATTATGAGCCACAGCATTCAGAGGCCAGGAAGCTGCTAGCAAAATTTATAGCAACTATTACACCATATGATGATACTTTTGACAATTATGGCATCTGGGAGGAGCTTCAACCATTCGCCGACGTGATGCAACG GTGGGATGAAAAGGATGCCGAGAAACTTGAAGGATATAATAAGGACTATGCTCGATTTATGTTTGGTACAATGAATGAGATTGAGGATGCACTTCCGAAAGGGGCATCAAGCAAGAATGTCAATATTATTAGAGAAATA atcACAGAAGTATGCAAAGGTTATGTAACGGAGATAGGTTGGAGAGATAGTAAATACATTCCCCCTTTGAAGGAGCATTTGAAAATCACGCTAGTTACATGCTTCTATTGGGCAGTAAATTGCACTGCATTTGTTGTTTTCCAAGACGGTGTTACAGAGGAAGTAATGAAATGGATGTCAGAGTTTCCTCAAATTGTCAAAGATTCATGTATTGTTTCCCGACTAATGGATGACATTGTTGCTCATGAG TTTGAGACCGAACGAGATAATGTTGCTACTGCAGTAACTTGTTACATGAAAGAGTATAATAGCACAAAGGAGGAGGCATGTAAAGCACTATGGAATGATGTGGAAAATGCATGGAAAGATATGAATCAAGAATACCTAAAACTGACATCAATACCATCTTCCTTGCTTATCCTGGTTATTAACCTTGCACGCATGATGGAAACAATGTACAAGAAAATTGATGGTTATACAGATTCAGCAATACTGAAAGAATGGATATCATTGTTGCTTGCTCAACGAATACCATTCTAG